In a single window of the Xylanimonas protaetiae genome:
- a CDS encoding purine-cytosine permease family protein — protein MASAVPVREPVHGPGEAPPAEGSVEAPVTLDGPPVRVHRGRDHLGLWASLGVSLLVPVVAVYFVPTSLAATFVAIGVGTLVGCGLLGAVAAIGARTGEPAMVVFRGLLGARGSWVPTALNVLQCLGWACFEVWIIGRAASGVWPQVPRWVFVVAAGVVATAMALRPLGSAALLRRAAVVVVVACSAYFLVDAARRPLGPVGAGGWRGLWTNVDLVASMSVSWIPLVADYTRHARRGTARGTGVAVGVGYGLASAAFFCVGALGLLAYRPADGDLVAALLAVPAGAVALAILAADEVDQAFANVYSTAVSLQNVAPRADRRLLALGVGAVATALGVLVDDGYAYEGFLLLIGAVFTPLGAVLVVDHWVVRRGRYDLRAAAPARPWLFVPWVAGFVAFELVTPTFVALWPAWGTAWGRAQAALAIPADNGWSAVVAALVVAGALTLAVAPLDRRHADRAARDAPQVATPAAQEAVSPGA, from the coding sequence ATGGCGTCTGCCGTCCCCGTTCGCGAACCTGTCCACGGCCCCGGCGAGGCACCACCCGCCGAGGGCTCCGTCGAGGCCCCCGTCACGCTCGACGGACCGCCCGTGCGCGTGCACCGCGGGCGCGACCACCTCGGGCTGTGGGCGAGCCTCGGCGTCAGCCTGCTGGTGCCCGTGGTCGCCGTCTACTTCGTGCCCACGTCGCTCGCCGCGACGTTCGTCGCGATCGGTGTCGGCACCCTGGTCGGGTGCGGGCTGCTCGGGGCGGTCGCGGCGATCGGCGCCCGCACCGGCGAGCCGGCCATGGTCGTCTTCCGCGGCCTGCTCGGCGCCCGCGGGTCGTGGGTGCCCACCGCGCTCAACGTGCTGCAGTGCCTGGGCTGGGCGTGCTTCGAGGTGTGGATCATCGGCCGCGCCGCCTCGGGCGTCTGGCCGCAGGTGCCGCGCTGGGTGTTCGTCGTGGCCGCCGGGGTGGTCGCCACCGCGATGGCGCTGCGGCCCCTCGGGTCGGCGGCGCTGCTGCGGCGCGCCGCGGTCGTCGTCGTCGTCGCGTGCTCGGCGTACTTCCTCGTCGACGCCGCCCGGCGCCCGCTCGGGCCCGTCGGCGCGGGCGGGTGGCGCGGGCTGTGGACCAACGTCGACCTCGTGGCCTCGATGTCGGTGTCCTGGATCCCGCTCGTCGCGGACTACACCCGGCACGCGCGGCGCGGCACCGCGCGGGGCACCGGCGTCGCCGTCGGCGTCGGGTACGGCCTGGCCTCGGCGGCGTTCTTCTGCGTCGGGGCGCTCGGCCTGCTCGCCTACCGCCCGGCCGACGGCGACCTGGTCGCGGCGCTGCTCGCCGTGCCGGCGGGCGCGGTCGCCCTGGCGATCCTCGCCGCCGACGAGGTGGACCAGGCGTTCGCGAACGTCTACTCCACGGCCGTGAGCCTGCAGAACGTCGCACCGCGCGCCGACCGCCGCCTGCTCGCGCTCGGCGTGGGGGCGGTCGCTACCGCGCTGGGCGTCCTGGTCGACGACGGGTACGCGTACGAGGGGTTCCTCCTGCTCATCGGCGCGGTGTTCACGCCGCTCGGGGCGGTGCTCGTCGTCGACCACTGGGTGGTGCGCCGCGGCCGCTACGACCTGCGCGCCGCGGCGCCCGCGCGGCCCTGGCTGTTCGTGCCGTGGGTGGCGGGGTTCGTCGCGTTCGAGCTCGTCACGCCGACGTTCGTCGCGCTGTGGCCGGCGTGGGGCACGGCCTGGGGGCGGGCGCAGGCGGCGCTCGCCATCCCGGCCGACAACGGGTGGTCGGCGGTCGTGGCCGCGCTCGTGGTGGCCGGGGCGCTCACGCTCGCGGTCGCCCCGCTGGACCGCCGCCACGCGGACCGGGCGGCACGCGACGCCCCGCAGGTCGCCACGCCCGCCGCCCAGGAGGCGGTCAGCCCGGGCGCCTAG
- a CDS encoding M50 family metallopeptidase, whose protein sequence is MSIVVGILVVVIGVALSIALHEVGHMVPAKRFGVRVSQYMIGFGPTLWSRTKGETEYGLKAFPLGGFVRMVGMMPPAPAGARRTGRGFFSQVIADTRDQSVEEIRPGEEHRAFYNLSTPKKLVVMLGGPVMNLFLAVVMTASFFAIGLTQQTTTVASVSACVPTATGAPCDAADPAPATAAGLQPGDRVVSYDGQSTTTWRALLEAIDGTAGRAVPVVVERAGQEVTLTVTPVDAERAVVDAAGTPVTDADGNVQTVSGAFLGLSPTLARQSLPLREVPGEVGRMFTGTAEAVVTFPAKVWQAAQSTFSDTPRSADGVMSVIGVGRTAADVAGMDASVLDRVAIMLSLLASLNMALFVFNLIPLLPLDGGHVVNALYEGAKRQVARFRGVHPLPGPADVARMMPVAYVMFVVLLGSGVLLMVADVVDPVKIF, encoded by the coding sequence GTGAGCATCGTCGTCGGGATCCTGGTCGTCGTCATCGGCGTCGCCCTGTCCATCGCCCTGCACGAGGTCGGGCACATGGTGCCCGCCAAGAGGTTCGGCGTGCGCGTCAGCCAGTACATGATCGGGTTCGGCCCGACCCTCTGGTCGCGGACGAAGGGCGAGACGGAGTACGGCCTCAAGGCGTTCCCGCTGGGCGGGTTCGTGCGGATGGTCGGCATGATGCCCCCGGCGCCCGCGGGCGCCCGCCGGACCGGCCGCGGCTTCTTCTCGCAGGTCATCGCGGACACGCGCGACCAGTCGGTCGAGGAGATCCGCCCCGGCGAGGAGCACCGCGCGTTCTACAACCTGTCGACGCCCAAGAAGCTCGTGGTCATGCTCGGCGGCCCGGTGATGAACCTCTTCCTCGCGGTCGTCATGACGGCGTCGTTCTTCGCCATCGGCCTCACGCAGCAGACGACGACGGTCGCGTCGGTGAGCGCGTGCGTCCCGACGGCGACCGGCGCACCCTGCGACGCCGCCGACCCGGCGCCCGCCACGGCCGCGGGCCTCCAGCCGGGCGACCGCGTCGTGTCCTACGACGGCCAGAGCACCACGACGTGGCGCGCCCTGCTCGAGGCGATCGACGGCACGGCGGGCCGTGCGGTGCCCGTCGTCGTCGAGCGCGCCGGGCAGGAGGTCACGCTCACCGTGACGCCCGTGGACGCGGAGCGCGCCGTCGTCGACGCCGCGGGCACCCCGGTCACGGACGCCGACGGGAACGTCCAGACCGTCAGCGGGGCGTTCCTCGGGCTCTCGCCCACGCTGGCGCGCCAGTCGCTGCCGCTGCGGGAGGTCCCCGGCGAGGTGGGCCGCATGTTCACCGGCACCGCCGAGGCCGTCGTCACCTTCCCGGCGAAGGTGTGGCAGGCCGCCCAGTCGACCTTCTCCGACACCCCGCGCAGCGCGGACGGCGTGATGTCCGTGATCGGCGTGGGCCGCACCGCCGCCGACGTCGCGGGCATGGACGCCTCCGTGCTCGACCGGGTCGCGATCATGCTCAGCCTGCTCGCCTCGCTGAACATGGCCCTGTTCGTGTTCAACCTGATCCCGCTGCTGCCGCTCGACGGCGGGCACGTCGTCAACGCCCTCTACGAGGGCGCGAAGCGCCAGGTCGCGCGCTTCCGCGGCGTGCACCCGCTGCCCGGCCCCGCCGACGTCGCACGCATGATGCCGGTGGCCTACGTGATGTTCGTGGTGCTGCTCGGCTCGGGCGTGCTGCTCATGGTGGCCGACGTCGTCGACCCCGTGAAGATCTTCTGA
- the ispG gene encoding flavodoxin-dependent (E)-4-hydroxy-3-methylbut-2-enyl-diphosphate synthase, with product MPSAAAPGAAPVLAPRRPTRKIKVGKVEVGGDAPISVQSMTTTPTTDVNATLQQIAELTAAGCDIVRVAVPSADDAEALPTIARKSQIPVIADIHFQPKYVFAAIDAGCAAVRVNPGNIRKFDDQVKQIAQAAKDAGVSLRIGVNAGSLDPRLLAKYGKATPEALVESAVWEASLFEEHDFHDFKISVKHNDPVVMVRAYEMLSERGDWPLHLGVTEAGPAFQGTIKSATAFGALLSKGIGDTIRVSLSAPPVEEVKVGNQILQALNLRPRKLEIVSCPSCGRAQVDVYTLAERVTAGLEGLEVPLRVAVMGCVVNGPGEAREADLGVASGNGKGQIFVKGEVIKTVPESEIVETLIEEALRIAESMPVPEGDGPGPLVTVG from the coding sequence ATGCCCTCCGCGGCTGCTCCCGGCGCTGCGCCCGTCCTCGCCCCCCGCCGCCCCACGCGCAAGATCAAGGTCGGCAAGGTCGAGGTGGGCGGCGACGCCCCCATCAGCGTCCAGTCCATGACGACGACGCCCACCACGGACGTCAACGCCACGCTCCAGCAGATCGCCGAGCTGACCGCGGCCGGCTGCGACATCGTGCGCGTCGCCGTGCCGAGCGCCGACGACGCCGAGGCGTTGCCGACCATCGCCCGGAAGTCGCAGATCCCCGTCATCGCCGACATCCACTTCCAGCCCAAGTACGTGTTCGCCGCGATCGACGCCGGCTGTGCCGCCGTCCGCGTGAACCCGGGCAACATCCGCAAGTTCGACGACCAGGTCAAGCAGATCGCCCAGGCGGCCAAGGACGCCGGCGTCTCGCTGCGCATCGGCGTCAACGCCGGCTCGCTCGACCCGCGCCTGCTGGCGAAGTACGGCAAGGCCACCCCGGAGGCCCTCGTCGAGTCGGCCGTGTGGGAGGCGTCCCTCTTCGAGGAGCACGACTTCCACGACTTCAAGATCTCGGTCAAGCACAACGACCCGGTGGTCATGGTGCGCGCCTACGAGATGCTCTCCGAGCGCGGCGACTGGCCGCTGCACCTCGGCGTCACCGAGGCGGGCCCGGCCTTCCAGGGCACCATCAAGTCCGCCACGGCGTTCGGCGCGCTGCTCAGCAAGGGCATCGGCGACACCATCCGCGTGTCCCTCTCGGCCCCGCCCGTCGAGGAGGTCAAGGTCGGCAACCAGATCCTCCAGGCCCTCAACCTGCGCCCGCGCAAGCTCGAGATCGTCTCCTGCCCGTCGTGCGGCCGGGCCCAGGTGGACGTGTACACGCTCGCCGAGCGGGTCACCGCCGGGCTCGAGGGCCTCGAGGTGCCGCTGCGCGTCGCCGTCATGGGCTGCGTCGTCAACGGTCCGGGCGAGGCCCGCGAGGCCGACCTCGGCGTCGCCTCCGGCAACGGCAAGGGCCAGATCTTCGTCAAGGGCGAGGTCATCAAGACCGTCCCCGAGTCCGAGATCGTCGAGACGCTCATCGAGGAGGCGCTGCGCATCGCCGAGTCGATGCCGGTGCCCGAGGGCGACGGCCCCGGCCCGCTCGTGACGGTCGGCTGA
- a CDS encoding DUF4081 domain-containing GNAT family N-acetyltransferase, whose product MDRVVADTATAGPAVVRLARVLGAADLPAALAVCAQDPVAAVLASSRLEIAAVAGLAAAGGQVWGWPAVGPLQAVCWAGANLVPVVPASLGDDAAEAVEAFARTARGQGRRSSSIVGESGAALALWASLERHWPRAREIRAHQPSLAIARDPDVEPDPRVRLSRPEELNIVLPACVAMFTEEVGYSPVAGGGTAYRERVRSLVAEGRSYVRLAAGTPGDPYRRVSPLVEFKAELGAVAQGVAQVQGVWVDPAVRGTGLSEGGMAAVVADARRRVAPVVSLYVNGFNVRALRAYRRVGFEQVGTFATVLF is encoded by the coding sequence GTGGACCGGGTCGTCGCTGACACCGCCACCGCCGGACCGGCGGTCGTGCGGCTCGCGCGCGTGCTCGGCGCCGCCGACCTGCCCGCGGCGCTCGCCGTCTGCGCGCAGGACCCCGTCGCCGCCGTGCTCGCGTCGTCGCGCCTGGAGATCGCGGCCGTGGCCGGTCTGGCCGCCGCGGGCGGCCAGGTGTGGGGGTGGCCCGCCGTCGGGCCGCTGCAGGCGGTCTGCTGGGCGGGCGCCAACCTCGTCCCCGTCGTCCCCGCGTCCCTCGGGGACGACGCCGCGGAGGCCGTCGAGGCGTTCGCGCGCACGGCCCGCGGCCAGGGCCGCCGGTCGTCGTCGATCGTGGGGGAGTCGGGGGCGGCGCTCGCGCTGTGGGCCAGCCTCGAGCGGCACTGGCCGCGCGCCCGGGAGATCCGCGCGCACCAGCCGTCGCTCGCCATCGCGCGCGACCCCGACGTCGAGCCCGACCCGCGCGTGCGCCTCTCGCGGCCCGAGGAGCTGAACATCGTGCTGCCCGCGTGCGTCGCGATGTTCACCGAGGAGGTCGGCTACTCGCCCGTCGCCGGGGGAGGCACCGCCTACCGGGAGCGCGTGCGCTCGCTCGTGGCCGAGGGCCGCTCGTACGTGCGGCTCGCCGCCGGGACGCCCGGCGACCCGTACCGGCGGGTCTCCCCGCTCGTCGAGTTCAAGGCCGAGCTCGGCGCGGTCGCGCAGGGCGTCGCGCAGGTGCAGGGCGTGTGGGTGGACCCCGCCGTGCGCGGCACGGGGCTGTCGGAGGGCGGGATGGCTGCCGTCGTCGCCGACGCCCGGCGCCGGGTGGCGCCCGTGGTGTCGCTGTACGTCAACGGGTTCAACGTGCGGGCGCTGCGCGCGTACCGGCGCGTGGGGTTCGAACAGGTCGGGACCTTCGCCACTGTCCTGTTCTGA
- a CDS encoding DUF4914 family protein: MAACLEAARSITIPASRAELYELSLGGAGADTFDIGFDVPGRGFVKEGDVVRCRNGISVNYVEDYIRRRDPDCMRIGDDLPSDKPRFAADYGPFAPVKAATLAWLAEQDLIVVPFKAGGPRLGSPSLAVIPKNCGFFGTALVDLQGFFTFDELGPFAPRSILYLAPPFRHTHFDGKQVVVHDRTETLHEIWAYNLYPGPSAKKGVFSALLDIGTQEGWITAHASAVRVTTPYENETVVMHEGASGGGKSEMCQDLRREEDGRVLLGTNVVTDEPYAITLSEASRLEPVTDDMTLCHPSLQRPTSGKMTIADAEDGWFVRVDNLTSYGEDPHLERAIIHPDEPLVFFNIEGKVGATALPWEHVTDDAGKPCSNPRVIIPRNQIKGIVDEPEEVDVRTFGVRMPACTAAAPTYGVMGLMHVIPPALAWLWRLVTPRGDKNPSIGATAAEAAVIAHGGMVAEGVGSFWPFSTNTKVGAANLLLRQILAAPRTRFVLTPNQHIGAYKVGFAAEWVTREWLARRGQGPLRRERLTPARCPLFGYALKEMKLDGQQIRPSLLQPELQSKVGVAAYDAGARIITEFFKAELQQFLTDDLDPLGRAIIEVCLKDGTLDDYLALTPLEPEPYPVTGAVPMVVPAR, translated from the coding sequence CTGGCCGCATGCCTCGAGGCGGCCCGCAGCATCACGATCCCGGCCAGCCGGGCCGAGCTCTACGAGCTCTCCCTGGGCGGCGCCGGCGCCGACACCTTCGACATCGGCTTCGACGTGCCGGGCCGCGGCTTCGTCAAGGAGGGCGACGTCGTCCGCTGCCGCAACGGCATCTCGGTCAACTACGTCGAGGACTACATCCGGCGTCGCGACCCCGACTGCATGCGCATCGGCGACGACCTCCCCTCGGACAAGCCGCGTTTCGCCGCCGACTACGGGCCCTTCGCCCCGGTCAAGGCGGCCACGCTCGCATGGCTCGCGGAGCAGGACCTCATCGTCGTCCCGTTCAAGGCCGGCGGCCCCCGCCTCGGCAGCCCGTCCCTGGCCGTCATCCCGAAGAACTGCGGGTTCTTCGGCACGGCGCTGGTGGACCTCCAGGGCTTCTTCACGTTCGACGAGCTGGGCCCGTTCGCCCCGCGCTCGATCCTCTACCTGGCCCCGCCGTTCCGGCACACGCACTTCGACGGCAAGCAGGTGGTGGTCCACGACCGCACCGAGACCCTGCACGAGATCTGGGCCTACAACCTGTACCCGGGGCCGAGCGCCAAGAAGGGCGTCTTCTCCGCGTTGCTCGACATCGGCACGCAGGAGGGCTGGATCACCGCGCACGCCTCGGCCGTCCGCGTGACGACGCCGTACGAGAACGAGACCGTCGTGATGCACGAGGGCGCCTCGGGCGGCGGCAAGTCCGAGATGTGCCAGGACCTGCGCCGCGAGGAGGACGGCCGCGTCCTGCTCGGCACCAACGTCGTCACCGACGAGCCGTACGCCATCACGCTGTCCGAGGCCTCGCGCCTCGAGCCCGTCACGGACGACATGACGCTGTGCCACCCGTCGCTGCAGCGCCCCACCAGCGGCAAGATGACGATCGCCGACGCCGAGGACGGCTGGTTCGTGCGCGTCGACAACCTCACGAGCTACGGCGAGGACCCGCACCTCGAGCGCGCGATCATCCACCCGGACGAGCCGCTGGTGTTCTTCAACATCGAGGGCAAGGTGGGCGCGACGGCGCTGCCCTGGGAGCACGTCACCGACGACGCCGGCAAGCCCTGCTCGAACCCGCGCGTCATCATCCCGCGCAACCAGATCAAGGGCATCGTCGACGAGCCGGAGGAGGTCGACGTCCGCACGTTCGGCGTGCGCATGCCCGCGTGCACCGCTGCGGCCCCGACCTACGGCGTCATGGGCCTCATGCACGTCATCCCGCCCGCGCTCGCGTGGCTCTGGCGCCTCGTGACCCCGCGCGGCGACAAGAACCCGTCGATCGGCGCGACGGCCGCCGAGGCGGCCGTCATCGCGCACGGCGGCATGGTCGCCGAGGGCGTCGGCTCGTTCTGGCCCTTCTCGACCAACACCAAGGTGGGTGCGGCGAACCTGCTGCTGCGCCAGATCCTCGCCGCGCCGCGCACCCGGTTCGTGCTCACGCCCAACCAGCACATCGGCGCGTACAAGGTGGGCTTCGCCGCCGAGTGGGTCACGCGCGAGTGGCTCGCGCGCCGCGGGCAGGGGCCGCTGCGCCGCGAGCGCCTCACCCCGGCGCGCTGCCCGCTGTTCGGGTACGCGCTCAAGGAGATGAAGCTCGACGGGCAGCAGATCCGCCCGTCGCTGCTCCAGCCCGAGCTCCAGTCCAAGGTGGGCGTCGCGGCGTACGACGCGGGCGCCCGGATCATCACGGAGTTCTTCAAGGCCGAGCTCCAGCAGTTCCTCACCGACGACCTCGACCCGCTGGGCCGGGCGATCATCGAGGTCTGCCTGAAGGACGGCACCCTGGACGACTACCTCGCCCTCACGCCGCTCGAGCCGGAGCCGTACCCCGTCACGGGGGCGGTCCCGATGGTGGTGCCCGCGCGCTGA
- a CDS encoding Fpg/Nei family DNA glycosylase — protein MPELPEVEGLVRFLRERTRGRTVVAADVGNIAALKTFDPPLAALVGATVRGWARHGKWLDMETFTFDDDADPHLLVHLSRGGWLRWYDQVPATTVRPRLGGSARGAVIALRVRFDDDTGFDLTEAGTQKRLAVHVVRDPQDVPQVASLGPEPLDPAFTAETLSGLLHAKNQQVKGLLRDQYAVAGIGNAYSDEILHVARMSPFKLTKSFTADDVERLYAAVIATLTDAVAAAEGKPAKELKDAKRAGMRVHGRTGQACPVCGDTVREVSFADRSLQYCATCQTEGKPLADRRMSRLLK, from the coding sequence ATGCCTGAGCTGCCCGAGGTCGAAGGGCTCGTCCGGTTTCTTCGCGAGCGGACGCGTGGGCGGACCGTCGTGGCGGCCGACGTCGGGAACATCGCCGCGCTCAAGACGTTCGACCCTCCCCTGGCCGCCCTCGTGGGCGCGACCGTGCGCGGGTGGGCGCGGCACGGCAAGTGGCTGGACATGGAGACGTTCACGTTCGACGACGACGCCGACCCGCACCTGCTCGTCCACCTCTCCCGCGGCGGCTGGCTGCGCTGGTACGACCAGGTCCCCGCGACGACGGTGCGCCCGCGCCTGGGCGGGTCGGCGCGCGGGGCCGTGATCGCGCTGCGGGTGCGGTTCGACGACGACACCGGCTTCGACCTGACCGAGGCGGGCACGCAGAAGCGGCTCGCCGTGCACGTGGTGCGCGACCCGCAGGACGTCCCGCAGGTCGCGAGCCTCGGCCCCGAGCCACTCGACCCCGCGTTCACGGCCGAGACGCTCTCCGGGCTCCTGCACGCCAAGAACCAGCAGGTCAAGGGCCTGCTGCGCGACCAGTACGCCGTCGCGGGCATCGGCAACGCCTACTCCGACGAGATCCTCCACGTCGCGCGCATGTCGCCCTTCAAGCTCACGAAGAGCTTCACGGCCGACGACGTCGAGCGCCTCTACGCGGCCGTCATCGCCACGCTGACCGACGCCGTCGCCGCGGCCGAGGGCAAGCCCGCCAAGGAGCTCAAGGACGCCAAGCGCGCGGGCATGCGCGTGCACGGGCGCACCGGGCAGGCGTGCCCCGTCTGCGGCGACACGGTCCGCGAGGTCTCGTTCGCGGACCGGTCGCTGCAGTACTGCGCCACGTGCCAGACCGAGGGCAAGCCCCTGGCCGACCGGCGGATGTCGCGCCTGCTCAAGTAG
- a CDS encoding DUF4439 domain-containing protein, whose translation MERQPAPTRRRRRPRAHAALVAALLVGVLAGCGVRLETPPPAEPVPDALEQVRRTAVADALGVADLATSAQQAEGLPEPVSAELARVAADAHAHVDALGGQYESGIDPDDDADLDPSPEASEPEPPATPAEVVGTLSDAAARNRTAATTTSGGDLARLIASIGASQAVSATRLAALAAVPGPDPVVPTMPAPGTTTQTPAASPTPSPVATTPPGGEQSVLPAGLTASDFRALVLAEDGARYALEVRAARTSGDDRARLLARSRAHGERAQAWAELGSIADTAQDPRRVAYAIPRADDDPTLVRTLETGLGTSFATLVGTTAPMTRGLLVDLLVESALTLDAWGAPPLAFPGLPEQLP comes from the coding sequence ATGGAACGCCAGCCTGCCCCGACCCGCCGCCGGCGACGGCCCCGCGCCCACGCTGCGCTCGTCGCCGCGCTGCTCGTCGGCGTGCTCGCCGGGTGCGGCGTGCGCCTCGAGACGCCCCCGCCCGCGGAGCCCGTCCCGGACGCCCTCGAGCAGGTGCGCCGCACCGCCGTCGCCGACGCCCTGGGCGTCGCGGACCTGGCGACGTCGGCCCAGCAGGCCGAGGGGCTGCCCGAGCCGGTGAGCGCCGAGCTCGCCCGTGTCGCCGCCGACGCGCACGCGCACGTGGACGCGCTGGGCGGACAGTACGAGTCGGGCATCGACCCCGACGACGACGCCGACCTCGATCCGTCGCCGGAGGCTTCCGAGCCGGAACCGCCGGCGACGCCCGCCGAGGTGGTGGGCACGCTGTCCGACGCCGCGGCACGCAACCGCACCGCCGCGACGACGACGTCGGGCGGCGACCTCGCGCGGCTGATCGCGTCCATCGGCGCGTCCCAGGCCGTCTCGGCGACGCGGCTCGCCGCGCTCGCGGCCGTCCCCGGGCCAGACCCGGTCGTCCCGACGATGCCCGCGCCAGGCACCACGACCCAGACGCCCGCCGCCAGCCCGACCCCGTCGCCCGTCGCGACCACCCCGCCCGGCGGCGAGCAGTCGGTGCTGCCCGCGGGCCTGACGGCGTCGGACTTCCGGGCGCTCGTGCTCGCCGAGGACGGCGCCCGCTACGCGCTCGAGGTGCGCGCGGCGCGCACGAGCGGCGACGACCGCGCCCGGCTCCTCGCGCGGTCGCGCGCCCACGGCGAGCGGGCGCAGGCGTGGGCCGAGCTGGGGTCGATCGCGGACACCGCGCAGGACCCGCGCCGCGTGGCGTACGCGATCCCGCGCGCCGACGACGACCCGACGCTCGTGCGCACGCTCGAGACAGGGCTCGGCACGAGCTTCGCGACGCTCGTCGGCACGACCGCGCCCATGACGCGCGGGCTGCTCGTGGACCTGCTCGTCGAGTCGGCGCTCACGCTCGACGCGTGGGGCGCTCCCCCGCTCGCCTTCCCGGGGCTGCCGGAGCAGCTGCCCTGA
- the rimP gene encoding ribosome maturation factor RimP — protein MAAPDERKSSPGSATAEAVHRVVAPAVDAEGLYLEAVTVSRAGARSVVRVTVDLPEDEVGSLGSDALDAVSRAISAALDADDVVPGVYVLEVSTPGTSRPLTELRHFRRARTRLVTLTLTDGGEATGRLEDVTASPDGDELLLDDGTRVPVAAVRRGRVEVELKRIDDADLGPEIDDDDAGDARTQEG, from the coding sequence ATGGCAGCGCCAGACGAGCGGAAGAGCTCACCCGGTTCCGCGACCGCCGAGGCGGTGCACCGCGTGGTGGCGCCGGCCGTCGACGCCGAGGGGCTCTACCTCGAGGCTGTGACGGTGTCCCGCGCCGGGGCGCGCTCGGTGGTCCGCGTGACGGTGGACCTGCCGGAGGACGAGGTCGGCTCGCTGGGCTCGGACGCCCTGGACGCCGTCTCGCGCGCGATCTCCGCGGCGCTCGACGCCGACGACGTCGTGCCCGGTGTGTACGTGCTCGAGGTCTCGACGCCGGGCACGTCCCGGCCGTTGACCGAGCTGCGCCACTTCAGGCGGGCGCGGACGCGCCTCGTGACGCTCACGCTGACCGACGGCGGCGAGGCCACGGGCCGCCTCGAGGACGTGACCGCGAGCCCGGACGGCGACGAGCTCCTGCTCGACGACGGCACGCGCGTGCCGGTCGCCGCGGTGCGCCGCGGGCGCGTGGAGGTCGAGCTCAAGCGGATCGACGACGCCGACCTCGGCCCTGAGATTGATGACGACGACGCGGGCGACGCTCGCACCCAGGAGGGCTGA
- the nusA gene encoding transcription termination factor NusA — MEIDMTTLRLLERERDISLDVLVEAIESALLSAYHRTPDAYVKARVEVDRRSGHVTVWAREEIRTPDPSDPEGRPLVELGPEFEHTPSDFGRIATATARQVIVQRLRDAEDDQVLGMFRGKEGEVISGVIQQGRDPRVVMVDIGGTEAVLPPHEQVPTEEYVHGERLRAYVVEVARGAKGAQVTLSRTHPGLVRKLFELEVPEIADGSVEITAIAREAGHRSKVAVRSRVQGLSAKGACIGPMGARVRAVMTELHGEKIDIIDHYDDPARFVGEALSPARVTSVTVVDEDARAARAVVPDYQLSLAIGKEGQNARLAAKLTGWRIDIRSDEAVDPAPAAGADAS, encoded by the coding sequence ATGGAGATCGACATGACCACGCTGAGGCTGCTCGAGCGTGAGCGGGACATCAGCCTGGACGTGCTGGTCGAGGCGATCGAGTCGGCGCTGCTGTCCGCCTACCACCGCACGCCCGACGCCTACGTCAAGGCGCGCGTCGAGGTGGACCGCCGCTCGGGCCACGTGACGGTGTGGGCGCGCGAGGAGATCCGCACCCCGGACCCGTCCGACCCGGAGGGCCGCCCGCTCGTCGAGCTCGGCCCCGAGTTCGAGCACACGCCGAGCGACTTCGGCCGCATCGCCACCGCCACGGCCCGCCAGGTCATCGTCCAGCGCCTGCGCGACGCCGAGGACGACCAGGTGCTCGGCATGTTCCGCGGCAAGGAGGGCGAGGTCATCTCGGGCGTCATCCAGCAGGGCCGCGACCCGCGCGTCGTCATGGTCGACATCGGTGGCACGGAGGCCGTGCTGCCGCCGCACGAGCAGGTGCCCACCGAGGAGTACGTGCACGGCGAGCGCCTGCGCGCCTACGTCGTCGAGGTCGCCCGCGGCGCGAAGGGTGCCCAGGTGACCCTGAGCCGCACGCACCCCGGCCTGGTCCGCAAGCTCTTCGAGCTCGAGGTCCCGGAGATCGCCGACGGCTCGGTCGAGATCACGGCGATCGCCCGCGAGGCGGGGCACCGCTCCAAGGTCGCCGTGCGCTCGCGCGTCCAGGGCCTGTCGGCCAAGGGCGCCTGCATCGGCCCGATGGGCGCCCGCGTGCGGGCCGTCATGACGGAGCTGCACGGCGAGAAGATCGACATCATCGACCACTACGACGACCCGGCCAGGTTCGTCGGCGAGGCGCTCTCCCCGGCGCGCGTGACGTCGGTCACCGTCGTCGACGAGGACGCGCGCGCCGCACGCGCCGTCGTGCCGGACTACCAGCTCTCGCTCGCGATCGGCAAGGAAGGGCAGAACGCCCGCCTGGCCGCGAAGCTCACCGGCTGGCGGATCGACATCCGCTCCGACGAGGCCGTCGACCCGGCACCCGCGGCGGGTGCCGACGCCTCGTGA
- a CDS encoding YlxR family protein has translation MPDAGPEEPRVVVDERKALPGRGAWVHPTTACLDLAVRRRAVPRALRVTAPLDLTRVRESLER, from the coding sequence GTGCCGGACGCCGGACCCGAGGAACCTCGGGTCGTGGTGGACGAGCGCAAGGCCCTGCCAGGGCGCGGCGCCTGGGTCCACCCCACCACCGCGTGCCTGGACCTCGCCGTCCGACGGCGGGCCGTGCCGCGCGCTCTGCGCGTGACCGCCCCGCTGGACCTGACGCGTGTCCGGGAAAGCCTGGAGCGCTGA